From the genome of Yersinia enterocolitica, one region includes:
- a CDS encoding ABC transporter ATP-binding protein: protein MSSIIVNNVGKAYKQYPNKFSRFIEWISIPAKKRHTEKWILRDITFTINPGDSIGIIGVNGAGKSTLLKMITGTTTPTTGSIHTEGRVAALLELGMGFHPDFTGRQNAYMAGQLLGFSQEEISGIMPEIESFAAVGDYFDKPVRTYSSGMQARVAFSVATAVKPDILIVDEALSVGDLAFQAKCMQRMNSLLADKVTILFVSHSLAQVRQFCNRAIYIADGKIKSIGDAATVCDFYQNDLVENKSSNKNSKNVEVNYTEVAANEIKVDPNLRANSLLIDTGTKSLEFISFDILNSDEIESNTFYAQDEVVFKAVIRCNDATPEGAVIGLLIGDKAGFPLLSMNSNYYNKRLPLMNKGMVSIITWRFKIPFFMGDYRVDIGIKEDPYSPNFYDRVFCAKVFTVNTPGNLLKNNFGGILYVPADVEIFQK from the coding sequence ATGAGTAGTATCATAGTAAATAATGTCGGAAAAGCTTATAAGCAATATCCGAATAAATTTAGTAGGTTTATCGAGTGGATCTCTATTCCGGCTAAAAAAAGACATACTGAAAAATGGATATTAAGAGATATAACCTTTACTATTAATCCTGGGGATTCTATAGGTATTATTGGCGTAAATGGTGCAGGGAAAAGTACGTTACTAAAGATGATCACTGGGACGACGACACCTACAACTGGCTCAATACACACTGAGGGAAGAGTTGCTGCGTTGCTCGAGCTAGGTATGGGCTTTCATCCCGATTTCACAGGACGGCAGAATGCGTATATGGCAGGGCAACTTTTAGGCTTCAGTCAAGAAGAGATCAGTGGCATTATGCCGGAGATTGAAAGCTTTGCCGCCGTGGGAGATTATTTTGATAAGCCAGTAAGAACTTATTCAAGTGGGATGCAGGCAAGAGTAGCATTCTCTGTTGCTACAGCCGTAAAACCTGATATTTTAATTGTCGATGAGGCATTAAGTGTCGGGGATTTGGCATTTCAAGCTAAATGTATGCAGCGAATGAATTCTTTATTAGCGGATAAAGTGACTATTCTTTTCGTAAGTCATTCATTAGCGCAAGTCAGACAATTTTGTAATAGAGCAATCTATATTGCTGATGGAAAGATTAAATCTATTGGTGATGCTGCGACTGTTTGTGATTTTTACCAAAATGATCTTGTTGAAAACAAATCTAGCAATAAAAATTCTAAAAATGTTGAGGTTAATTATACTGAGGTTGCAGCGAACGAGATTAAAGTCGATCCTAATCTACGGGCTAATTCATTACTTATAGACACAGGAACCAAGAGCCTAGAATTTATTAGTTTTGATATTCTAAACTCAGATGAGATTGAAAGTAATACTTTCTATGCCCAGGATGAGGTAGTATTTAAAGCTGTCATTCGTTGCAATGACGCTACCCCAGAAGGAGCCGTTATCGGATTATTAATCGGAGATAAGGCAGGTTTCCCTTTACTCAGCATGAATTCCAATTACTATAATAAGAGACTTCCATTAATGAATAAGGGTATGGTGTCTATTATAACTTGGCGATTTAAAATACCATTTTTTATGGGAGATTACAGAGTAGATATAGGTATAAAAGAGGACCCGTATTCCCCTAACTTTTATGATAGAGTTTTTTGTGCAAAGGTATTTACCGTGAATACCCCTGGTAATCTTTTAAAAAATAATTTTGGAGGGATACTTTATGTTCCAGCAGATGTTGAAATTTTTCAAAAATAA
- a CDS encoding class I SAM-dependent methyltransferase, whose protein sequence is MFQQMLKFFKNNKDTTNVDYSQNTSEVSNVSVEEYLDETKDYSLYSGERQTSNTIDGIRRDHTSRYELAIEIIRQKKHIIINAADIFCGNGYGIFMLSSEFEQANFIGLDGSSEAILEANKNYVKENNIFANKLFPFTLPVNVFDVITCFESLEHVDKDEQLFDEIKKSCKKDGLIIVSVPNQEKHSLDLNPHKFHFRHYTHLDFLSKFSDGLELLTWYGQDVYQFDEHGINTHQLLNENAMLPVEKVQGQVNIYVFQKR, encoded by the coding sequence ATGTTCCAGCAGATGTTGAAATTTTTCAAAAATAATAAAGATACTACTAACGTAGATTATTCTCAGAATACTAGTGAAGTTAGCAATGTATCTGTTGAAGAATACTTAGATGAAACTAAAGATTATTCCCTTTATAGCGGTGAACGGCAGACCTCTAATACAATTGATGGTATTCGGCGTGATCATACGTCAAGATATGAGTTGGCTATAGAGATCATAAGACAGAAAAAACACATCATCATAAATGCGGCAGATATTTTTTGCGGGAATGGATATGGTATTTTTATGTTATCTTCTGAATTCGAACAGGCCAATTTTATTGGCCTTGATGGTTCTTCTGAAGCGATCTTAGAAGCTAATAAAAATTACGTTAAAGAAAATAATATTTTCGCGAATAAACTTTTTCCATTCACATTGCCCGTCAATGTATTTGATGTAATAACCTGCTTTGAGTCACTTGAGCACGTAGATAAAGATGAACAACTTTTTGACGAAATCAAAAAATCATGTAAAAAAGATGGATTGATTATAGTTTCTGTACCCAATCAGGAGAAACACAGTTTAGATCTGAATCCACATAAATTTCATTTTAGACATTACACTCATTTAGATTTTTTATCTAAATTCAGCGATGGTTTAGAATTGCTAACATGGTATGGCCAAGATGTTTATCAATTTGATGAGCATGGAATCAATACACATCAATTGTTGAATGAAAATGCAATGTTGCCTGTTGAAAAGGTTCAAGGCCAGGTAAATATATATGTATTCCAAAAAAGATAA
- a CDS encoding anaerobic C4-dicarboxylate transporter DcuC — protein MLDLLIGIVVAVGVGRYIIKGYSATGVLMVGGLLLLIISALMGKNVLPASATSTGWRATDIVEYVKILLMSRGGDLGMMIMMLCGFAAYMTHIGANDVVVKIASKPLQMINSPYLLMVAAYLVACLMSLAVSSATGLGVLLMATLFPVMVNVGISRGAAAAICASPAAIILAPTSGDVVLAAKASEMPLVDFAFKTTLPISIAAIVCMAIAHFFWQRYLDNKSQEKHEMMDVNDITTNAPGFYAILPFTPIIGVLIFDGKWGPELHIITVLVICMLIAAVIEFLRSFSAKTVFTGLEVAYRGMADAFATVVMLLVAAGVFAQGLSTVGFISGLIGLAQSFGTGGIIMMLVLVVITMLAAMTTGSGNAPFYAFVELIPKLAAQMGINPAYLVIPMLQASNLGRTLSPVSGVVVAVAGMAKISPFEVVKRTSVPVLVGLVVVIVATEILVPVHL, from the coding sequence ATGTTAGATCTTTTGATTGGGATAGTCGTGGCCGTAGGTGTAGGCCGTTATATTATTAAAGGCTATTCAGCAACAGGTGTGCTGATGGTCGGTGGTTTACTGCTATTAATTATCAGTGCCTTAATGGGCAAGAATGTATTACCTGCCAGTGCGACCTCAACCGGCTGGCGGGCGACGGACATTGTTGAATATGTCAAAATCTTGCTGATGAGCCGTGGTGGCGATCTTGGCATGATGATCATGATGCTATGTGGCTTTGCGGCTTATATGACCCATATCGGTGCCAATGATGTCGTGGTTAAGATTGCCTCTAAACCACTGCAAATGATCAATTCCCCATACTTACTGATGGTTGCGGCTTATCTTGTGGCCTGCTTGATGTCGTTGGCGGTATCATCGGCAACCGGGTTGGGCGTGTTACTGATGGCGACACTGTTCCCAGTGATGGTTAACGTCGGTATCAGTCGGGGTGCCGCAGCTGCAATCTGTGCATCACCGGCGGCAATTATTCTCGCGCCAACCTCAGGCGATGTGGTACTGGCAGCGAAAGCCTCTGAGATGCCATTAGTCGATTTTGCTTTTAAAACCACCTTACCTATCTCTATTGCCGCGATTGTCTGCATGGCTATCGCTCACTTCTTCTGGCAGCGCTATCTGGATAATAAAAGTCAGGAAAAGCATGAGATGATGGATGTTAATGACATCACCACCAATGCGCCGGGTTTCTACGCCATTTTACCCTTTACCCCGATTATCGGCGTGTTGATATTTGACGGTAAATGGGGGCCGGAACTGCATATTATTACGGTGTTGGTGATTTGCATGCTGATTGCCGCCGTCATTGAATTCTTACGCAGCTTCAGTGCTAAAACGGTATTTACCGGCCTTGAGGTGGCTTATCGTGGCATGGCCGATGCGTTTGCTACTGTAGTAATGCTTTTGGTTGCCGCCGGGGTATTTGCACAAGGGTTGAGTACCGTTGGTTTTATCAGTGGTCTGATTGGGCTAGCTCAATCTTTTGGTACCGGTGGCATTATTATGATGCTGGTACTGGTGGTGATTACGATGCTGGCGGCCATGACCACCGGGTCAGGCAATGCGCCGTTCTATGCGTTTGTTGAATTGATTCCAAAACTGGCAGCTCAGATGGGGATAAATCCAGCCTATCTGGTTATTCCGATGCTACAGGCTTCAAATTTGGGGCGTACTTTATCCCCGGTTTCAGGCGTGGTGGTTGCTGTTGCTGGTATGGCAAAAATTTCACCATTTGAAGTGGTGAAACGCACCTCGGTACCGGTTTTAGTCGGGTTGGTGGTGGTGATTGTTGCCACTGAGATTCTGGTGCCTGTGCACTTGTAA
- a CDS encoding phosphomannomutase (capsular polysaccharide biosynthesis protein; catalyzes the formation of D-mannose 6-phosphate from alpha-D-mannose 1-phosphate) yields the protein MNTLTCFKAYDIRGQLGPELNEDIAYRIGRAFGEYLKPKTIVVGGDVRLTSESLKMALAEGLMDAGSDVLDIGLSGTEEIYFATFYLGVDGGVEVTASHNPMNYNGMKLVRENAKPISGDTGLCDIQKLAEENNFTVPVQSKRGSYKKVSVLNEYIDHLMGYIDFKNFTKPLKLVVNSGNGAAGHVIDEIEKRFTAAHLPIEFVTVHHQPDGNFPNGIPNPLLPECRADTARAVTESGADMGIAFDGDFDRCFFFDESGQFIEGYYIVGLLAEAFLKKEPGAKIIHDPRLTWNTIDIVEKAGGIPIMSKTGHAFIKERMRKEDAIYGGEMSAHHYFRNFAYCDSGMIPWLLVSELLCVKNMSLSQFVGERMKAFPASGEINRKLTDAHKRIAQIRAIYEPDATNIDLTDGVNIEYSDWRFNLRTSNTEPVVRLNVESLANIELMNDKTQEILELLGRE from the coding sequence ATGAATACCTTAACTTGTTTTAAAGCTTATGATATCCGTGGTCAATTAGGTCCAGAGTTGAATGAAGATATTGCTTACCGTATTGGTCGAGCTTTTGGTGAATATCTAAAACCAAAAACTATCGTTGTCGGTGGCGATGTTCGTTTAACTAGTGAATCATTGAAAATGGCATTGGCAGAAGGTTTGATGGATGCTGGTAGCGATGTATTAGATATTGGTTTAAGTGGAACAGAAGAAATCTATTTCGCCACATTTTATTTAGGTGTTGATGGTGGAGTCGAAGTAACAGCTAGCCATAATCCGATGAATTATAACGGTATGAAGTTAGTTAGAGAAAATGCTAAACCCATTAGCGGTGATACAGGGTTATGCGATATCCAAAAACTTGCTGAAGAAAATAACTTTACTGTACCAGTTCAAAGTAAAAGAGGGAGTTATAAGAAGGTATCGGTCCTTAATGAATATATTGATCATTTGATGGGCTATATTGACTTTAAAAACTTTACCAAGCCTTTGAAGTTAGTAGTAAATTCCGGTAATGGTGCGGCCGGACATGTTATTGATGAAATTGAAAAACGTTTTACTGCAGCTCATCTCCCTATAGAATTTGTAACAGTTCACCATCAGCCTGATGGTAATTTCCCCAATGGAATCCCTAATCCGCTGTTACCTGAATGTCGAGCGGACACTGCAAGAGCTGTTACCGAATCTGGTGCAGATATGGGCATAGCATTTGATGGCGATTTCGACCGCTGTTTCTTCTTCGATGAGAGTGGGCAATTTATTGAAGGTTATTATATTGTTGGTTTATTAGCTGAAGCTTTTTTGAAAAAAGAACCTGGTGCCAAGATTATTCATGATCCGCGTTTGACTTGGAATACTATAGATATAGTAGAAAAAGCTGGTGGCATTCCAATTATGTCAAAAACGGGACATGCCTTTATCAAAGAAAGAATGCGTAAAGAAGATGCAATATATGGTGGAGAAATGAGTGCCCACCACTATTTCCGAAATTTTGCATACTGTGATAGTGGTATGATTCCATGGTTGTTAGTTTCTGAATTGCTTTGCGTCAAAAATATGTCTTTGAGCCAATTTGTGGGTGAGCGAATGAAAGCATTCCCGGCCTCTGGTGAGATTAACCGTAAACTCACTGATGCTCACAAACGTATTGCTCAAATTAGAGCTATTTACGAACCTGATGCGACCAATATTGATTTAACCGATGGTGTCAATATTGAATACAGCGACTGGCGCTTTAATTTAAGAACGTCGAATACAGAGCCGGTTGTGCGCTTGAATGTTGAGTCTTTAGCTAATATTGAACTAATGAATGATAAGACTCAGGAAATTTTAGAATTACTAGGTAGGGAATAA
- a CDS encoding mannose-1-phosphate guanylyltransferase/mannose-6-phosphate isomerase yields the protein MLLPVIMAGGTGSRLWPMSRELYPKQFLRLHGVNSMLQETVNRLEGISVREPVVICNEEHRFLVAEQLRQINKLSHNIILEPVGRNTAPAIALAALNAISQGDDPIMLVLAADHIINNCNAYHQAIIGAIPFAKKDCLVTFGIVPTGPETGYGYIQRGESTVKEALEAFSVKRFVEKPNLETAEQYINSGEYYWNSGMFMFRAKRYIQELEKFRPDILDACKAAMKDSDSDKDFITIDKDQFSACPDESIDYAVMEKTNNAVVVPLDAGWSDVGSWSALWDVSNKDKSGNATTGDTFLHDTQNCYINTDEKLVAAVGVDNLVIVSTKDAVLVVDKSKVQDVKKIVEYLKQTKRSEYRRHRETYRPWGRCDIVVNEQRFNVNRITVKPGGAFSMQMHHHRAEHWIVLSGTAKVTIGDKTFLITENQSTFIPIGSLHMLENPGKIPLELIEVQSGSYLGDDDIIRVKDHYGRC from the coding sequence ATGTTACTTCCCGTGATTATGGCTGGCGGTACGGGCAGCCGCCTGTGGCCGATGTCAAGAGAACTCTATCCAAAGCAATTTTTACGCTTGCACGGGGTGAATTCGATGTTGCAGGAAACTGTAAATCGTTTAGAAGGGATTTCTGTCAGAGAACCGGTTGTCATTTGTAACGAAGAACACCGTTTCCTGGTCGCAGAGCAGTTGCGACAAATTAATAAACTTTCACATAATATAATATTAGAACCCGTTGGCCGCAACACTGCCCCTGCAATTGCTTTAGCCGCATTAAATGCTATCTCTCAAGGCGACGACCCGATAATGTTGGTGTTGGCTGCTGACCATATCATCAATAACTGTAATGCATACCACCAGGCTATTATCGGTGCGATTCCTTTTGCTAAAAAGGATTGCCTGGTAACATTCGGGATTGTTCCGACCGGCCCAGAAACGGGTTATGGTTATATTCAGCGTGGAGAATCGACAGTCAAAGAGGCTTTGGAAGCTTTTAGCGTCAAGCGGTTTGTTGAGAAACCTAATTTAGAAACTGCTGAACAATATATCAATTCTGGTGAATATTATTGGAATAGTGGCATGTTTATGTTTCGGGCCAAACGTTATATTCAAGAGTTAGAGAAATTTAGACCAGACATTCTTGATGCTTGTAAAGCTGCGATGAAGGATTCTGATTCAGACAAAGATTTCATCACTATAGATAAAGATCAGTTCAGTGCCTGCCCTGATGAGTCAATCGATTATGCGGTAATGGAGAAAACAAATAACGCCGTAGTGGTGCCGCTGGATGCGGGGTGGAGTGACGTTGGTTCTTGGTCCGCACTTTGGGATGTGAGTAACAAAGATAAATCAGGTAATGCCACTACAGGTGATACATTCCTGCATGATACACAGAATTGCTATATCAATACTGATGAGAAATTAGTTGCTGCAGTTGGTGTGGATAATTTAGTCATTGTCAGCACTAAAGATGCGGTGCTAGTGGTAGATAAATCTAAAGTACAAGACGTTAAAAAGATCGTTGAATATCTCAAGCAGACGAAACGTAGCGAGTATCGCCGTCACCGAGAAACTTATCGTCCTTGGGGGCGCTGCGATATTGTGGTTAATGAACAGCGTTTTAATGTTAACCGGATTACAGTTAAACCTGGTGGCGCGTTTTCCATGCAGATGCATCATCATCGGGCAGAGCACTGGATTGTGTTATCAGGAACAGCAAAAGTGACGATTGGCGACAAAACATTTTTAATTACTGAAAATCAATCGACATTCATCCCTATTGGTTCACTTCATATGTTGGAAAACCCCGGTAAGATCCCACTTGAGCTTATTGAAGTACAGTCAGGTTCTTATCTAGGCGATGACGATATTATTCGAGTTAAAGACCATTATGGCCGTTGCTGA
- a CDS encoding ABC transporter permease: protein MLLAIYRYRGFIFGSVKRDFQSRYQMSMLGISWLVLQPLSMIIVYTVIFSQLMQARLPQTSGSFSYSIYLCSGILTWGLFAEIISRSQNVFTDNANLLKKLNFPRICLPIIISISSLLNFIIIFTIFIIFLILSGNFPGVVILAMVPLLILQIVFSIGLGMTVGVINVFFRDVGQFISILLQFWFWFTPIVYMVGTLPEWAQKLIRWNPMAGLINSYQNIFVHGQWPQVGPLKLVIVLSIVFCYLGFKLFKKHSADMVDEL, encoded by the coding sequence ATGTTATTGGCAATATATCGCTATCGAGGGTTTATTTTTGGCAGCGTAAAGCGTGATTTTCAATCGCGCTATCAGATGAGTATGCTGGGTATTTCTTGGTTAGTATTACAACCGTTATCCATGATTATCGTCTACACTGTCATTTTTTCTCAATTAATGCAAGCTAGGTTACCACAAACATCTGGATCCTTTTCATACAGTATATATTTGTGTTCAGGCATCTTAACCTGGGGGCTTTTTGCGGAGATTATATCTAGAAGTCAAAATGTATTTACCGATAATGCAAATTTATTAAAAAAATTAAACTTCCCTAGAATATGCTTACCAATTATTATTAGCATTTCATCACTACTTAATTTCATTATAATATTCACTATCTTTATTATATTTTTAATACTAAGTGGGAATTTTCCTGGAGTCGTTATTCTAGCAATGGTCCCTCTTCTTATACTACAGATAGTCTTTTCCATAGGTCTAGGAATGACCGTAGGTGTGATCAATGTTTTCTTCCGAGATGTTGGGCAATTTATTAGTATCTTACTCCAATTTTGGTTTTGGTTTACTCCAATAGTATATATGGTTGGAACACTACCCGAATGGGCGCAAAAATTAATTAGATGGAATCCAATGGCTGGACTGATTAATTCTTATCAGAACATTTTTGTTCATGGTCAATGGCCACAAGTGGGACCACTAAAATTAGTCATTGTATTATCTATTGTCTTTTGTTATCTAGGATTTAAGCTATTTAAAAAACACTCGGCAGACATGGTGGATGAACTATAA
- a CDS encoding TerC family protein has translation MEWIADPTIWAGLATLVVLEIVLGIDNLIFIAILAEKLPRHQRDKARVTGLLCALLMRLVLLASISWLATLTAPLVTLSGHPFSARDLIMLVGGVFLLFKATMELNERLEGKDQHQGQQRKGARFWPVVAQIVVLDAIFSLDSVITAVGMVDHLAVMMAAVCIAIGLMLLASKPLTRFVNAHPTIVILCLSFLLMIGFSLVAEGFGYHIPKGYLYAAIGFSVIIESLNQFAQFNRRRFLSTVRPLRERTAEAVLRMLSGKHEEAELDNHTANLIADNTSVGQEVFNEQERRMIERVLGLAQRTVSSIMTSRHDVEYLDLNDPPEKLTQLLTKNLHTRIVVTEDSSTDEPLGVIHVIDLLRQQLADEKLDLRALIRQPLIFPEQVSLLMALEQFRQAQTHFAFVVDEFGSIEGVVTLTDVMETIAGNLPVAGEELDARHDIQQTEDGCWIANGYMPLEDLVLYLPLPIDDKREYHTLAGLIMEYTQRIPQVGEQMKIGDYLFEPLEVSSHRILKVKITPLKVPDPDYEV, from the coding sequence ATGGAATGGATCGCAGATCCTACTATTTGGGCAGGACTGGCAACGCTGGTAGTGCTCGAAATTGTATTAGGCATTGACAACCTGATATTTATCGCCATTTTGGCAGAAAAGCTTCCACGTCATCAACGAGATAAAGCCAGAGTTACCGGTTTACTGTGCGCACTGTTGATGCGTTTGGTGCTGTTAGCCAGTATTTCATGGCTGGCCACATTAACGGCTCCCTTGGTCACCTTATCTGGCCACCCGTTCAGCGCCCGTGACTTAATCATGCTGGTCGGTGGGGTATTCCTGCTCTTTAAAGCCACCATGGAGTTAAACGAGCGGCTTGAAGGCAAGGACCAGCATCAAGGTCAGCAGCGCAAAGGTGCACGATTTTGGCCGGTCGTCGCACAAATTGTGGTGCTGGATGCCATATTCTCGCTCGATTCGGTTATTACTGCCGTCGGTATGGTAGACCACCTCGCGGTCATGATGGCTGCGGTCTGTATTGCCATAGGTTTGATGCTGTTGGCCAGTAAGCCATTAACCCGTTTTGTCAACGCGCATCCAACCATTGTCATACTCTGTCTGAGCTTCTTACTGATGATCGGTTTCAGCTTAGTGGCTGAAGGCTTTGGTTACCATATTCCAAAAGGATATCTGTACGCTGCGATTGGTTTCTCCGTCATTATTGAATCGCTCAATCAATTCGCACAATTCAATCGCCGTCGCTTTTTGTCAACGGTTAGACCGTTACGTGAAAGAACCGCAGAAGCAGTGTTACGTATGCTAAGTGGCAAACACGAAGAGGCCGAGCTGGATAACCATACTGCTAACCTGATCGCTGATAATACCAGTGTCGGCCAAGAGGTGTTCAATGAGCAGGAACGCCGCATGATTGAACGGGTGTTGGGGCTGGCGCAACGTACCGTGAGCAGCATCATGACATCACGGCATGATGTTGAGTATCTGGATCTTAACGATCCGCCAGAGAAACTGACTCAGTTGCTGACAAAAAATTTGCATACCCGAATTGTGGTTACTGAAGATAGTTCGACAGATGAACCCTTGGGCGTTATTCACGTCATTGATTTATTAAGGCAACAGTTAGCAGATGAAAAGCTCGACTTACGCGCATTGATTCGCCAACCGTTGATTTTCCCCGAGCAGGTTTCGCTGTTGATGGCATTAGAGCAGTTCCGTCAGGCACAGACGCATTTTGCCTTTGTCGTGGATGAATTCGGTTCCATCGAAGGGGTGGTTACCCTGACCGATGTGATGGAAACCATTGCTGGTAATCTGCCCGTGGCCGGTGAAGAGTTGGATGCCCGTCATGATATTCAGCAAACCGAGGATGGTTGCTGGATTGCGAATGGCTATATGCCGCTGGAAGATTTGGTGCTCTATCTGCCGCTACCTATCGATGATAAACGTGAATATCACACCTTGGCCGGGTTAATCATGGAGTATACCCAGCGCATCCCACAGGTCGGTGAACAGATGAAAATTGGTGACTACCTATTTGAGCCCTTGGAAGTCAGCAGCCATCGTATCTTGAAGGTAAAAATAACACCGCTGAAAGTGCCTGACCCAGATTATGAAGTGTAA
- a CDS encoding outer membrane assembly protein AsmA: MRRLLTTLIILLVVLVAGMSALVLLVNPNDFRAYMVKQVERKSGYQLQLEGDLRWHVWPQLSIIAGRTALTAPGAAAPVVSAENMRLDVKLWPLLSHQLEVKQVMLKGAVIRLTPDSEAQQQPDAPVAPSGNVPVNEHRAWKLDINKVQIADSLLIWQRADNDQVNVRDINLELQQDAQRQVHISLSSRVNRNQRDVTFSMVADADMRHYPQQYSANISQFSYKLEGADIPVGGVSGEGTLQASYQHDIQQLLLNQLSFSANNNQLTGTAKATLGKVPDYVINLAADNLNLDSIFGWESKSTVVSKETAKQLAVTAPVIAIQAEDDVGQDLQALRDFTAQISLTANNLVYRAIKISQLNLQASNQRGNVEISRLTGSAVEGDFSLPGSLDVTGKRVLATVNPVINHMELGPVLLAAGLPPMMTGKFSMKAQLSGDGLNVEAFNHRWQGDAQFGMTNARLEGLNIQQLIQQAVTRSSSDVKGQDRYERYTEVTQLQASLALHRGSMKVSNLSADSALISIKGNGSLNLPEQQCDMNLAVRVMQGWSGQDSLVKMLQGTDIPLRIYGPWTQLSYQLNVEQLLRNELQQRAKKALNDWAERNQQNRASKDLKKLIDKL; the protein is encoded by the coding sequence ATGAGACGATTACTGACGACGTTAATTATCCTGCTGGTTGTGTTAGTTGCAGGGATGAGCGCATTAGTATTGCTGGTTAATCCTAATGACTTTCGCGCCTACATGGTCAAACAGGTAGAGAGAAAAAGTGGTTATCAGTTGCAACTGGAAGGGGATTTGCGCTGGCATGTCTGGCCCCAGCTTAGCATTATTGCTGGCCGGACCGCGCTGACTGCCCCCGGTGCGGCGGCACCGGTTGTCAGTGCTGAAAATATGCGCCTGGATGTCAAACTTTGGCCTCTATTATCACATCAACTTGAAGTAAAACAGGTGATGTTGAAAGGGGCGGTTATCCGCTTGACGCCCGACAGTGAAGCCCAACAACAGCCTGACGCTCCTGTTGCACCATCCGGTAATGTGCCTGTTAATGAGCACCGTGCCTGGAAGCTCGACATTAATAAAGTACAAATCGCTGATAGCCTGTTGATTTGGCAGCGGGCAGACAATGATCAAGTCAATGTACGTGATATCAATCTTGAACTTCAACAAGATGCCCAACGCCAAGTACATATCTCTCTCTCCAGCCGTGTTAACCGTAACCAACGTGATGTGACTTTCTCAATGGTCGCGGATGCAGACATGCGCCATTATCCACAGCAGTACAGCGCCAATATCAGCCAATTCAGTTATAAATTGGAAGGTGCGGATATTCCTGTTGGCGGCGTGAGCGGCGAAGGGACACTACAAGCCAGTTATCAACACGATATTCAACAATTATTGCTGAACCAACTGAGCTTCTCAGCTAATAACAACCAGTTGACGGGGACCGCCAAGGCCACCTTGGGGAAGGTACCTGATTATGTTATCAATTTGGCTGCCGACAATCTTAATCTGGACTCTATTTTTGGTTGGGAGTCTAAAAGTACGGTTGTCAGCAAAGAAACGGCCAAACAGCTTGCCGTGACAGCGCCGGTGATTGCGATTCAGGCTGAGGATGATGTCGGGCAGGACTTGCAAGCATTACGCGACTTTACCGCCCAAATATCGCTAACGGCGAATAACCTGGTCTATCGGGCGATTAAAATCAGTCAACTCAATCTTCAAGCCTCTAATCAGCGCGGGAATGTAGAGATTAGCCGCTTAACCGGTAGTGCGGTTGAGGGCGATTTTTCGTTGCCAGGCTCACTGGATGTGACGGGCAAGAGGGTTCTGGCTACCGTTAACCCAGTGATAAACCATATGGAATTGGGGCCGGTTCTATTGGCCGCCGGTTTGCCGCCGATGATGACGGGCAAATTTTCCATGAAAGCTCAGTTGTCTGGTGATGGTCTTAATGTTGAGGCATTCAACCACCGTTGGCAGGGGGATGCGCAGTTCGGCATGACTAATGCGCGGCTGGAAGGGCTGAATATTCAACAGCTTATTCAACAGGCGGTGACCCGCAGTTCCAGTGATGTCAAAGGTCAGGATCGTTATGAGCGTTATACTGAGGTTACACAGCTACAAGCGAGCCTGGCTTTGCACCGAGGATCAATGAAAGTCAGTAATCTTAGTGCCGATTCGGCGTTGATTTCCATTAAAGGTAACGGGTCACTTAATTTACCCGAACAGCAATGTGATATGAATCTGGCGGTACGGGTTATGCAAGGCTGGAGCGGGCAAGATAGCCTGGTAAAAATGTTGCAAGGTACTGATATCCCTCTGCGCATTTATGGTCCGTGGACTCAGCTTAGCTATCAATTGAATGTCGAACAGTTGTTGCGTAATGAATTACAGCAACGAGCTAAAAAAGCACTCAATGATTGGGCTGAGCGTAATCAACAAAACCGTGCTAGCAAAGATCTTAAAAAGCTTATCGATAAGCTTTAA